The following proteins are co-located in the Silene latifolia isolate original U9 population chromosome 1, ASM4854445v1, whole genome shotgun sequence genome:
- the LOC141603696 gene encoding uncharacterized protein LOC141603696 isoform X1: MSIIDTREDFTAYADVCFREFGDRVLHWTTINEANLFAYNTYKLWRSPHPNSIVPLDTLRQRHLTLILLLTMRCWLMRQLQDSISKNIRINNMDYWDSVYTLSTSLHSAIQQKINWLLTDHMNSS, translated from the exons ATGAGTATCATAGATACAAG GGAAGACTTCACAGCATATGCTGATGTTTGCTTTAGAGAATTTGGTGACAGAGTTTTGCATTGGACCACCATTAATGAGGCAAATTTATTTGCCTATAACACTTATAAACTCTGGAGATCACCCCATCCAAACTCAATCGTTCCACTGGATACATTAAGGCAACGTCATTTGACCCTTATCTTATTGCTCACCATGCGCTGTTGGCTCATGCGTCAGTTGCAAGACTCTATCAGCAAAAATATAAG GATAAACAACATGGATTATTGGGATTCAGTTTATACGCTTTCTACTTCACTCCATTCAGCAATTCAACAGAAGATAAATTGGCTACTCACAGATCATATGAATTCTTCATAA